The window ccacgccGCGCCAGCCGCAGGCCAAGACAGCAGCGAGCACATAGTGCGGGTTCGTGTCAGCGCCGGGAACGCGAATCTCGAACCGCGTGGCCGAGGCCTTGGCCGTGGGTGGCGCGATGAGGCGGATCGAGGCGGCGCGATGCTCCAGGCCCCACGAGACGGTGACGGGCGCCCAAAAGTTCTCGACCAGCCGCTTGTACGAGTTGATGGTGGGCGCCAGCACGGGCATGATGTCGGGGAGGCCCTCCAGGACACCGGCCAGGAAGTGGCGGCCCAGATCCGACAGGCCGGCAATGTCCTTCCACGGCGCATTCTCGTCGACCGTCTCCCGCGCCAGCAGGTTCTTGCCGCTCTCGTCGACAATGGACACGTGCATGTGGCCGCTGTTGCCGGGCAGGCCCTGCTTGGGCTTGGCCATGAAGCAGGGCGTGATGCGGTGCTGGGCGCCGACGCTCTTGACGACGTACTTGAACAGGCTGGCGCGGTCGGCCATTTGCGCGGCCTCGTTGAACTCGAGGGCGGCCTCGAAGACGCCCGGGCCGGACTCGGTGTGCCAGCCTTCAATGTTGCAGGCGAACTCCTCGCAGGTGTCAAAGACTTGGTAGTACCAGTCCTTGTTGTGGACGGGGCGCGTGAGCGAGTAGCCAAACATGCCCTCGGTGAGCGAcggcagctgctgcgtcgGGTTGTTCTGGAGGAAGGCGGCgggcgaggaggccgagTCTGGGGTTTGGAACGTGTAGAATTCGTATTCAGCtagagagaagatggaggtCAATGTGATATTCATATTCATTATAGAGAGATTCCACTCACCccc is drawn from Trichoderma atroviride chromosome 7, complete sequence and contains these coding sequences:
- a CDS encoding uncharacterized protein (TransMembrane:1 (i42-59o)), with product MAKPALTADALEALLANDSKVKLAGLDVDGILRGKLVSKSKFLSIASTGFGFCSVIFGWDMHDMTYVRELKISNAENGYRDLLAIPDLQSFRRIPWEDNVPFFLITFHDPDTKLPICACPRGLLQTQLDRLRQKGYGAMAGAEYEFYTFQTPDSASSPAAFLQNNPTQQLPSLTEGMFGYSLTRPVHNKDWYYQVFDTCEEFACNIEGWHTESGPGVFEAALEFNEAAQMADRASLFKYVVKSVGAQHRITPCFMAKPKQGLPGNSGHMHVSIVDESGKNLLARETVDENAPWKDIAGLSDLGRHFLAGVLEGLPDIMPVLAPTINSYKRLVENFWAPVTVSWGLEHRAASIRLIAPPTAKASATRFEIRVPGADTNPHYVLAAVLACGWRGVEKKLEIPCPPLAMGENVGGSSDAGARLAKSLREATAKFTAKDSIAREVLGDDFVDHFGGTREHEIRLFDEAVTDWEMKRYIESV
- a CDS encoding uncharacterized protein (TransMembrane:1 (i42-59o)) codes for the protein MAKPALTADALEALLANDSKVKLAGLDVDGILRGKLVSKSKFLSIASTGFGFCSVIFGWDMHDMTYVRELKISNAENGYRDLLAIPDLQSFRRIPWEDNVPFFLITFHDPDTKLPICACPRGLLQTQLDRLRQKGYGAMAGAEYEFYTFQTPDSASSPAAFLQNNPTQQLPSLTEGMFGYSLTRPVHNKDWYYQVFDTCEEFACNIEGWHTESGPGVFEAALEFNEAAQMADRASLFKYVVKSVGAQHRITPCFMAKPKQGLPGNSGHMHVSIVDESGKNLLARETVDENAPWKDIAGLSDLGRHFLAGVLEGLPDIMPVLAPTINSYKRLVENFWAPVTVSWGLEHRAASIRLIAPPTAKASATRFEIRVPGADTNPHYVLAAVLACGWRGVEKKLEIPCPPLAMGENVGGSSDAGARLAKSLREATAKFTAKDSIAREVLGDDFVDHFGGTREHEIRLFDEAVTDW